GGACGGGCACAGATCAGCACAGACGAGCACGGACTGACATAGAGTAAGAGGGTTTAGGCTGCGGAAGGGTGTGCATGCGTTTCCGCGTGTATTACTTGGGTTCGTTGGGAAAGTCGCGCTTGAAGTGTGCGCGGAGATCGTCGAGCGATCCTTTGAACCAGTAGATCTTGCCGCCCAGGGCGCGTTTCGAGTGTGGTGGGATGCCACCGATGTTGACGATGCTGTGGAGGCAGTCGGCGGGGTGGTGATCGGTGACGTGGGTCGTTCGTTGCCAGTAGATGCCGCAGACCCAGGTCTTGTCGAGGTTGGTGCGCACGATAAGGCCGGAGTCCGTGGGTTCGAGCATGCGCGCGTTGTAGGGGCCGACTTCGGGCATGGTGTCGACATGGCCGTTGGTGATCAGGGAGTCCATGGCGATGCCGAGCGGGGTGCGCGCACCGACGGTGTCGCGAATGGCGGGCAGTGGCTGCCATGAATCGTGGCGAACGACGTGGGTTAAGCCCGTCTTCGAGGTGATGTCGCGTTGTGTTTCGTCCCAGAGGTCATATTCGCTGAAGGCGGGGGTCTCGGCGATTTCGCGTCGCCATGCGACGTTGGTCGTGCCGCCCATCCGGAAGCACTGTTGGACAGCGTAGTACTCGTTGAGTCCTTTGTCTGCGGTTTCGACAATCCACAGCATGTCGATGCCGTCTTCAGCAGGCGCGAGGTAGAAGGTCCATGTTTGGGGAAGCCAATCGGCGTCGCCGAGTACGATCTTCTTCGTGCGAAGACCGGGGCGGTTCGTGAACGAGGATTGGAGGGCGTCAGCGGCCTTGCGCAATTCTTCGGACGATGAATCGTTTGCGGGTATGTCGCCTGCAATCATCGGTGTATGTTCATGGAATCGATAACCGATGCGGTTACCGGGATGCAGTGCGTTTGTGATGGTGGCGTAGTTGCGGTCAGCCAACACGGTTACTGAGATAGACGGTTCACTGGCCGATGCTGCTTGGACAATGAAGAGCGCAATCAGAGATATCATTGACTGTACCTCGCATCTACCCGGCGCTATCGGTGCGGCGGTTCGGTCAACCCCGTCTGGAAATGAAGTCGATGGACCACTTCACCGAACCTGATTTCTTACTTGTGAGCGTGGCTCGCAAACAGTCTTTGTCGCCGTGAAAAACGGCGTCGACCGAATGAGGACTCGTACCGATAGTCTGACGAGCCCATACGTCGCCTGGCAAGACTATCCGCAGTTCGTAGGGTTCCCCGGCGACGACCGTGCTCACGCCGCTCAATACGCTCTCCCACTTTTCGTCGAATAGATCCATGGCGCCTTGCGTGACGTGACGGCTGGTACTTATCACGAAGGGGTGGGTTTCCATGGCGCGAATAGCGAGTACGCGGCAGGACTTGGCGGGGACATTAAGCGTGAGTTCATTCTTGAACGAAGGCAAGAGCTCGTTAGCCCAGTAGTCGAAGCAGGCGAATTCGGTGTCTTTGGGAAGGCCAAGGCTTTCACAGGTGACGGTGATGTCAGCGGCTTCGGAGTCGTGCCAGTTAAAGAGACCAACAACGTCGCGGCGGTAGTCTTCTCTTGCGTCGACGACTTGCCAGATACGGGGCATATCCTGTTCGAAGTAGTCAACGGGACGCGCGGGGAGGTGGTGGGTTGGCATGACGCGGCGCAGGATATCGAGGCGATCTTCGGGAAGGCCGGGAAGCCAATCGCTATTGACGGTGAGTTCGCCGCTGAGAGCCGCCCACGAGCAGATCAGGCGGGCTTGTTCGATAGGGACGGATGCGCGGACATAAACGGGATCGGGGTCGTTGTACCAAACGCGACCGTTGAAGAAGTAGCGGTTGGTGCCGTGCCAGGGGCCGGTCTTGATCCCCCCCCAGTCTTGTCCGTTGTCGGGACCTATGCGCATGGCGTCGAGCAGGCCGAAGCTCGCGCCGAGGGTGCGCATGTTCTGGGCGACGTTGCAGCCGAGGAGGAAGGTCTTCTCCCCCGCTGCTTCACGCACGACTTTGAGGCCGTTGCGATAGGCTTCGACGGGAGTCATGTGTTCGTCGTGGAGGACGGAGGTTCCGTAGTCGTCTTTCGCGTAACCATTGTTGACGTAGAGGATGCTTGTGCCGGTGCCGGTCCAGAGGCCGTCGAGTTTGAGGTACCCGAATCCCCAATTGCGGCAGATGCGGCGAATGTTATCCGCGAGGAATGCGCGGGCATCGGGGTGCGACATGTCAAGGCACCATCCGGCCCAGAATGCGTAGTAGAGCGAGCCGTTGGGTTGTTTCACAAACCAATCCTGATGGTCTTTCAGAGCGTCGCAAGTGGGGTTCCACGCGAAAGGCATAAGCCAAATGCCGGGGGTCATACCAGCAGCGCGCACGTTGGCGGCGGCGACCTGCATACCGCCGTCGCCGTAGGGGCCGTCTGGCGCGTGGCGCGTGAAGTCGGAGTGCGGGCCGTTCCACCATTTATCTTTGGCATCTATAGGTTTGCCCAGATACTCCTCCGTGAAGGTGCTGGTGTTCAGGGGACGGGATTCGCGAGAAGGACCTTGCCACATGTCATCGATTTGGACGAAGCTGAAGCCGTAGGGGGCGAGTTTCCCGGCGGCGAAACCGGCGAGGATTTTGAGGTCCTTCTGGTTGGATGCGCCGCCGCTGCGATCGGAGTACCAGGTGCAGTATCCAGCGGGTTGCGGCGGGAGTTTTATCTGGTAATACGCCGCGACGAGATCGGCGTATTGTTCGAGTCCAAGTCGCGCATCGTCAAAGTAACCGACGACGAACCATTCGGAGGCAAGCGTTGCGCTGGGTTCGAGAAGCGCGCCGCCGTATTCGCAGCGGGGCTCGAGGATCACGGCGTTGTTTTCGACGCGTGTGAAGACGAGACCGCTGCCTCGATCCTGGGAGAGCCACGCGGCAACTACGCCTGCGCGGGTTTTCGGGTTTGCGACGGCGAGAAAGGTATAGCTTCCGGGGTTAGCATCGGGAGCGGTGAGTCCGGCTGTGCCGAGCACTTTCAATTCCGTTGCAGGTACGGATAGGGCAAGCGGCGAGCGGAACGGGGTCATGTCGGCGATGGGTTCGGGTTGCGCGCTCGTGTTGGTGTGACGGGACTGGATGAAGGCGAAGGGCAATTCGGAGTTGACAGCGACGACGGTGGTGTCGCCGTTTTCGGCCACAAGTTCGAGGGCATTGCATTCGCCGAAGGGGGCGATGGTGACGACAGTTTGAGTCACGCGTGCCGGTTTGAACAGTGGTGCGGCGTTGGCGAGGAAATCCGAGGCGTCCGAGGTTGTGCGCAGGGAGAAGGTGGTGTCGGCGGGATTGGCCATTGCGACGATCTTGCCTTCGAGCGAGATGGTTGTGTCTTGCGCGGAAGCCGCAAGCGCGCCAATTGCCAGCAGTGTCAGGAATCCATTCAATGCTCTCACGACCGATCCCCCCTGGTGCCGTTTGCGTGATATGAACGGGCGATACATATTGCCAGGGGCATTGTACGCGGCGAGGTAGAGGTGGATCACGCGGTCTCGATGAGGTGGTGGGAGGAACCACTTGCGTCCTTACAGGACGCTCGGTGGGAGGGGCTGGGTACCCGGGGTTTCGATTCGCGTTTGGGACGCGAATCTCACCCCGGGCTGGAGTATGCCGTGCCTACGGCACGAAGAGGGAATTGAAGAGCATTGCGCGCGGAGTCTGCGCGCGTGGATGGGTTGTGCAATGGAGGAGAAGGTTGTTTTTTTGCCAGAATCCTCGTCCGCCTGAGGCGGACTCGGAATGACAGGAGGAAAGGTTGTCGTTGCCAGATGCCTCGCGTGGCATGGCAGGAAGGAGTGTGCGTGAGCGAGCGTCAAGGACATGAAAGCCAATGCGCTGGGCGACACAAGAGGCAAGAACATTAGGAATTAGGTGATGCCTCTCGTATCGTCATGACTGCATGAGTATGCTATGCGCATGGCCAATTGCGAGTGAGTCGAGTACATGCCGTCTTTAAGGGGGATTCCATGACGGAAGCAATCTCGTCTTCGGAAAGACAACCCGTTCCGCCGCCAATCCCGCGCAGAGAACTTTATCTTGGAGCTCCGGGAAGTATCGCGTGTATGGGCTGTGGGATCGTGATACTTCTCACGGCATGTCTGTTCGTGGTGATTATGTTTGTGGTCAATAAGACAGCAGCAACAGTTGAACCGGAAGTAGACGCGTTTCTCTCACTTATCGATCAGGGCAAGTATGATGAAGCCTACGCAAGCGCATCACCCAAGTTGCGTCAAGTGGCAGATTCCAAGGACTTCAACGCGATGTGTCGGATCTTGGACCAGGCCTTGGGGAGTTTTGAGTCCAAATCACCGAGACATGTACACACGAACTGGAATTCGGATGGCCGGAAGACGAGAAGGGTCACCTATCAAGCGATGTACAGCAAAGGTACGGCGACACTGACCTTAGACCTGGAATTCGACGAAGGGGTCTGGAAGGTTACAGGTGTTCACTGGAATTCCGACCTTCTGGCGGCATCGATGAAATGCCCGCACTGTGGAATGCAGCAAAGGCAGTTTGTGATGTACTGCGGGTCGTGCGGCAAACCACTGTTCAAGGAGGACAATCACGCGCAGGGTGCTGCAACAACACCGTGAAGTCTGCGGTATCGAGGGTAAGAAGTTTGGCTTTGCCAGAATCCTCGTCCGCCTGAGGCGGACTCGGAATGACAGGGGTAGGCTGTGCTCGAGCGAGCATCTAGGGTGTAAAAGCGAATGCGCCGATATTCATCTTTCCTTCGCGGGGCTTGCCGTCGAAGTCGGTTTTGACGTCCGTGTCTTTGCCTGCTGCGATGCAGGGTGAGCCTTGGGTTAGGCGGAAGTCGTGAGCGGCGAGGTCGCGGAAAAGCGGGTTGGCGGTGATGGATTGGGCGTCTTTGCCAGTGGCGGTTTGGTAGCCGGCGAATTGGGCCATGGTGTAGTTGGTGTCTTCCATGAGGATAAGGGGGCCGGTTTCCTGGTACCAGCAGTTGTTTTCAAGGGTGAGGCCCGCGCGGCCAGCGTCGGTCCAGCCGCGGAGGTATAGGCCGACAGTGGTTGATTCGTAGAAGATGTTGTTGCGAACAATCAGGTTTCGGGTTTGCGCGGGGTTGGAGTAAAAGCAGAGGTGTCTGCCGTTGGGGTCGGGGCGTTGAGCGTGGCCCCAGCCGTGGCCGGCGTTGACGCAGGTGTTGTTTTCAAAGACAACGTCGTAGGTCTCGGAGTCTTCGGGACGGTTCCAGTATTCGAAGGAGTATTCGCAGTTCCAGATGACGTTGTTGCGGTAGACGATGTTGTAATGCTTCGTGCGTGGGCCGCTGCTTTGATTGGTGAGGGCGGCGTCGTAGATTTCCCAGAGCCGGCAGCGTTCGACGAGGCAGTCGTGGCCGTTGGCCCAGAATTCGACGCCGTTGCCAAAGCGGACGGTTTTGTCCCCTCCCATCTGGTCGCCGCCGCCGATGTAGCCGAAATCGCAGTCGCGAACGGTGATGTGGTGTGTGTTTGCGCCGCCGACGCCGTGGGCAGCACCGTATTTGAGGGTCAGGTTTTCGTAGATGAGGTGAGACCGGTTGGTCTGGTCGATGAGGTGGCGGCGTAGAGCGCATTCGATGTTGGCGTGCACAACGGCGGGGTTGGCTGTGGAGTATACGCATACGACGCGGGCGTCTTCGTCGTACCAGTATTCGTCTTGTTTGTCGAGATCGGCTTTTTCCCACACTTTCAAGCCGCAGGACTTTTCATTGTCGAAGATGATGTTGCCGACGTCGCGGTCGAGAAAACCGTCGCCGAGGCATTCGACGAGGCTCATGTCGAACACTTCGAATGCCGCGCCGGGGGGCATAGCCTGGCCGAGCATGAAACCGATGCGGGCGTCGGGCGCGGCGATGGTGGAGCGGTAGTACAACTCAAATCGCCGTTCCCCTTCGTTGTGGAGGGGCGCAACGTTGCGTTGTTCTTCGTAGGATGACCACGGGGGGCCGTCTTTGAACAGCCTTGGTGGAGGCATGTCGAAGGGTAGCGTGGTCTTCGTTGCGAAAACGAGTTTGTAGAGCGCACCGGCGTTCACGGGGAAGCGTTGTGTGAAGGCTTGGATTTCGGAGGGTGCTTCGCCGGAGGACGAGCATGTCACGGTGAAGCCGCGCGGGTTGGCAGTAAGTTGTGCACGGGCCTGGCCTTCGGTATGAAACCGCATCGCGGGCGTGAGGACTTCTGAGCCGGTCGCGGCGGGGTTGGTCGTGGACCAGATGTTGCCGCCAAGGTCGACCCAGTCTTCGGGACGGTTCTTCTGCACGGAGCCGAGTATGAGCGGTTTTTCGCCTTCGCCATATGCTCCGTAGAGGATCGGGGCACCTTCGGCGCCGGAGGCGGCGGGGATGATTTGGCCGCGCCAGGTGTCGCCACGCCGGAGAAGGATTCGGTCGCCGGGGAGGAAGACCGTGGTGTTGGCGCGGGATAGTGTCTTCCAGGGCGCATCGGGTGATGTGCCGGGGTTTTCGTCGGAGCCGCTGGCGGCAAGGTAATAGACCGTAGCGTGAGATTGGGCGGTGAACAGGCTGGCCAGCGCGATGGTGATTGAGAGCAGGGCCGTGGACCTTTGGAGGGGCATGGTGCTTTTTCCCTGGGGTTGAGGTGGGATTGTAGCACGGACTGACACGGACGAGGTGGACGAAGTGGACTGTGAGGACGGCGGGGATTGCAAGGATAGTAAAGACGGCGAGGGCGGCAAAACTTGGAGGAAGTGGGCGGAAGTCAGGCGTGCGGACGCGGAACTTGACCCGCCAGTATTTAGGAAGTATCGTATGAACCGTTTCGTGCAACTTTCCCACGGCGGCGTACATTCATTACATGGTTTGAGCGCGACGCCGTACTGTCTCTGTGTGGAGTGGAATCGCGATGAGCGGCTCCTTCGGTAGGTCAGATCGCTTGTGCGGGGGACACGGTAGCATTAGCGCGGTGACGCGCGGAAAGGGGACTTCAATGATGCGTCGAAACTATGCGGTATGCATGGCGACGGGTCGGCTGATTTGCCTGGCCCTTGCTGCAGGTTTCCTGTTCAGTTCTTGTCAGTCGGTGAACAATCCGTTTGTGCGCCAGAGCGGTCCGCCCGCGCAGTTGGAGGGCGCGCCTCCGGCAGAACCGGCGCCACCGCAAGGAGTGGAGCCCGCCCCACCGCAGCAGGGTCTTGCGCTTTCGGCACAGCAGCGGTTTCCGGATGTTCCGCTGCCGACGGGCGTGAAGGCGGACATGGAACGTACGTTCGTATATGAGGACAAGTCGTTTCAGGTGGGGCGCATGGTGTATATGACGAAGTCGAAGCCGAACGAGCTGGCGAACTTCTACATTCGGGAGTGCCCGGCGGCAGATTGGCAGTTGACGAATACGATTGAGGCAAGCGTCATTGAGCTCAGTTTCCGGAAGCCCGGAAAGAAACTGAAGGTGGAGATTCGCGACCTTGGCATGGCGGCCGGCGGGCGTCAACTCATATTGACAATGACACCGGACGGCACGCAATGAAGCGCGCGGTCCTCGTCAGCGCACTGATTCTTCTGGCGGCTGCATTTGTACGATGCAATTCGCCGATAACCGAGGAAATGCCGAGCATTCCGGGGATTACGAGTCAGAAGGTCAGCGACGAGGATCAGATAGCCGCGGTACTGACGGACATTCATCAGGGTATCCAATCGCGGCGGATATTCAAGGTGTTGGCGCATATTTCGCGGAGTTACAGCGATCCTGAAGGGATGGATTACACGGCCCTGCAGAATTATCTAAATGAGTTTTTCAAGAACTACAAAGAGGTCCGCGTGACGCGAGTGCCGCCGCGGGTGTTTGTGCAGGGAACGAGGGCGCGCGTTGTGGAGACGTTTGGAACGCGGGCTGAGCCGTTTAACGCAGAGAAGAATCCGCCGTTGAACATCCAGGGGCAGGTGAACATCTACCTGGAGAAAGTCAACGGCGAATGGCAGATAACCGAGTGGTCACGCGTTCAGTAACCGGAATGAGCTAAGGAGCAAGTCACGGCAATGGCCCAGGATCCCAAGAAGAAAAAGGTTGTGAAGTCGCTTTTCGACGATCACAAGGTAGAGAAGAGCGATTGGGCGGCGTTTGTGGAGCAAGTGAAAGAGAATCCTGCTCTGTATGCCGGGGCGGCCGTGTTCATCGTGGTGTGCTTCCTGCTGGGAGTGCTTTACCGGGGCCATTCATTGTCGGCCAAGCGCGAGTTGTTGACGCAGTACGCGGAGGCGCAGAAGGAGTATGAGCCCGCCAAGCTGGTTGCGGCGCTGGAGCCGTTGGCAGATGGGCGCGGCGAGATTCACGCCGAAATCACGTATATGCTGGGAGAGGCGGCGTTGCGAGCCAGTGAGTACGACAAGGCGAAGCAGGCATTTGAGAAGGTGCGCAGCCAGTTCCCCGATTCCGAGAACGTCGCGGATGCGGTGGAAGGGTTGGGATTTGTCGCTGAACAGCAGAACGATCCGGACGCGGCGATCGCCTACTATCGAGAGGTATCGACAAAGTGGCCGAAGAGTTTTGCGGCACGTAAGCAGTCGTTAAACATCGGGCGCGTGGAAGAAGCGCGCGGCCGGTTCAAGGAAGCGATGGACGCCTATAAGGAAGTCTCGCTTAGCTTTGCGGGGTCGCACGCGGCATCGGATGCGCAAGCGGCGATTGATCGGCTTGCCAAGGAGCATCCGGAATTGGCTCCGCCTCCGGCTCCCGCAGAAGCTGCTCCTGCCGAAGGTGCTCCAGCAGCCGGGGAAACGCCTACGGACGTGCCGAAACTGAACCTGACGGTTCCCGTGAGCCCGACTCCGGAAGCGCCGGCTGCGAGCACGGAAGCAGAGATGCCGGCTGAACCGGCACCAGCAGCTCCGGCCGCAGAAACGCCGCCGGCTGCGGATTCCGCGGCAGCACCCGCAGCCGAGCAGACTCCTCCGCCCGCTCAGTAACATCGGGAAGAGCGCGGCGCGTCGGACGAGATGGTCCGTGATCGTCGGTCACGGATGGTATACGCCGTATTGCCGGTTTGCAGCCGGTTAATCCATTGGTATCAACCCTTCCAGAAACGAGGCTTTGGCCTACAACAGGAAAGGACTCGTTGTCATGTCGACAATCGGATCTTGTTTCTTCGCCGGAATCGTCACACTCCTTGCGGCCGGTGAACCCGTCGACGTATTGCAGGGCGTCAAGCCGCCGTTGGCGAACGTTGTTCCGCCCGTTATCTCACCGGAGCACATGTACCGTGGAATGGACGCTAAGGCGTGGCAGTTGCCAATTGCGGTTGCCCCGTTTGAGGAACACGTGAGGGCGATCACTGTGCCGCAACCCGGTGGCCAAGTGGAAGGCCTCGTTTTCGACGAGGGTGGCAATCTTGTGGCGCTGGGACCGGATGGCACGTACCGTCTGACGGCGTCGGGCCAGTGGGAGCAAGGTTCGACCGTGGGCATGTTGGGCCCGATTCGTTTGAGGGAAGCTTTGCGTTGCGCGAAATCGGCGGCGGAGTTTTCGGCGGTGCTTCAGAACCGGGATTTGAAGGGCACGGTGACCGGAGTGGCCGAGTTGGGGGCGACGTGGTGGTTGGGGACGGAGAAGGGGTTGTATTCGTTTTCGCATGACGACGGCCTCAAGTATCACGAAAGCTATGGGGTGGACGGACCCCTGGCGACAACGATTACGGCGCTTGCGAAGGACTCGAAGGGGACGCTGTGGGTGGGAACGCCGGTGGGCCTCAGCCGCATGCAGTCAGACGGGACCTGGAGCGCATTCACGGGCAGGAATGGAATGCCGATCGAGGCAGTCACGGATCTGGTGGCCGATTCGAACGATCGGCTGTGGATAGGCACGGCTCATGGGCTAATCCAGTACCGGCCTTACGAGAAGGGTCGCCAGTGGTTCTATCGCGCGGGCAAGCGGTATTTGCCGAACGATCTCGTGCAAGCGATTGCGGTGAGCGCGGATGCGAAGACGGTCTACACATTGACGGCGGAAGGCATCGGCCGCATCGACGTTAAGACGACAACGTTGCTTGAAAAGGCGCAGACCATCGAGAAACTGGTGAATGAGCGCCACCGGCGGTTTGGGCTTGTCGCAGAGTGTGTGCTGGACAACGCGGAGAATCCTACTTCCCATCGGATCGATGACAACGACAACGACGGCCTCTGGACGGCGTATCACGTGGGGGCGATGTCGCTCTGCTACGGGGCGACCAAGGATGAGGCGGCAAAACAGTCGGCGCACGAAAGCATGCACGCGTTGTACATGCTGCAGAACGCGTCGGGTACGCCGGGGCTTGTGGCGCGCAGTGTTGTGCCGATTTCTGAGCGGGCCAGCAAGAACGAGCAGTGGCGCGAGACACCTGACGGAAAGCTGCTCTGGAAGAGCGACACGTCGAGCGACGAGATTGACGGGCATTACTTTGCTTTCTACACGTACTACGAGCACATCGCGCAGCACGACCCCGAAGAGAAGGCGCTAATAGAGAAACAGGTGCGCGCGCTGACGGATTATCTTCTCGCGAACGATTATCAACTGATAGACTGGGACGGCGAGCGCACGCGATGGGGATTCTGGGACCCGAAGGCCATCAACGATACGTCGTCGAACTTTCTGGAAAACGGCCTGAATTCGCTGCAAATGCTGTCGTTTCTGCGGGTAACACATTACATTACGGGTGACGAGAAGTATCTCGAGCATTACCGCAAGCTGATTGTCGAACATCGTTACTTGAGCAACGTGCTTCTTACAAAGAAGGTGTTCCCGGATGACAACAACCATTCGGACGACCAGCTTGGGTTTGTGGCGTGGTATCCGATCGTCCAGATTGAGCACGACCCCGTAATTCGGGCGGCGCTGCTCGGTGGGCTGAGGCGGCATTACATGGTCGTTGCTTCGGAGCAGCCGAGTTTCTACACGTTCGTATATGCGACGATCGATCCCATTCAGGCCGACCTGGAAGGCGCTATCGAGAACCTCCGGCAGATTCCGACGGATCGGCGACAGTGGCCGATGATCAACAGCATACGCGCGGATGTTCAGTTTGCGGATCGGGGCAACCGGTTCGACAAGCCTGTGCTCACGCATGTTTTGCCCGCAGATGAACGTAGTTTCTCCAAATGGAACGGCGACCCGTATGAACCCGATCGCGGCGATGGTGAACAGGTTGAGGACGATGGCGCAGCGTATTTGTTGCCGTATTGGATGGGGAGGTTCCACGGGTTCATTGTGGAGGGGAACTGAGAGACTGAATGGGGCCCATGGGACCGATGGGGCCAGCGGTTGCATAAGGTAGTGGAGAGTCGCAGCCGAGGGCGGCTGCGCCACATCCAAGAGCGGCTGCGCAGCATAGAGTAGGCGCGCGCGGAGAGTTCCTCCAGGCTGCTCGGAATGTCTTATGCGTTGCCGGATTCTCGGGCAAGGTTGCCGCGGACGGCGGGCAGCACCACTTTTGAAATCGCCAGGGCAATCACGCCCGCGGATAGCGCCAGCATCAGCAAGGCGAATACGGCAAGCACGTACTGTCCCTTGTGGAGATAGTTGTTGAGCAGCAGGCTGACCGATGCCAAGGTGGTGATAATCATGAAGACCGCGGGAATGAGCGCAAACAAGAACGTGCGGCCTTTCATGAGCAGCCATGCGGTGACGACGATAAGGGTCAGGGCCGCGAGCAGTTGGTTGGCCGCGCCGAACGCAGGCCACAAAGCGGTAAACGCGTTGGTGTAGCTCAACACGAGCATGCACAAAACGGCCAAGCACGAGTTGACCCAGTGATTGCGAAGCATTGCCGGGGTCTCTTTGAATAGCATGGCCCACAGTTCTTCGAAGAGATACCGGTTGAGGCGAACGGCGGCATCAAGCGTCGTTATCACGAACCCTTCCACGAGCAGCACTCCAAACACGGTTCCCAGGGCAATAGGAATGCCGAGGGCATTGTGGTAGAGATGGCCGGAGGCAAGGCTAAACGCGAGAATCGGGTTGGATTTTTGGCCTTCGGCAACCGTCCAGACAATGGACTTGTAATCGTCGAAGGTGAGGCCAACGCCGACGGCGACGAGGACACAAACGGCGAGCAAGGATTC
The Candidatus Hydrogenedentota bacterium DNA segment above includes these coding regions:
- a CDS encoding tetratricopeptide repeat protein; amino-acid sequence: MAQDPKKKKVVKSLFDDHKVEKSDWAAFVEQVKENPALYAGAAVFIVVCFLLGVLYRGHSLSAKRELLTQYAEAQKEYEPAKLVAALEPLADGRGEIHAEITYMLGEAALRASEYDKAKQAFEKVRSQFPDSENVADAVEGLGFVAEQQNDPDAAIAYYREVSTKWPKSFAARKQSLNIGRVEEARGRFKEAMDAYKEVSLSFAGSHAASDAQAAIDRLAKEHPELAPPPAPAEAAPAEGAPAAGETPTDVPKLNLTVPVSPTPEAPAASTEAEMPAEPAPAAPAAETPPAADSAAAPAAEQTPPPAQ
- a CDS encoding alpha-galactosidase, which produces MRALNGFLTLLAIGALAASAQDTTISLEGKIVAMANPADTTFSLRTTSDASDFLANAAPLFKPARVTQTVVTIAPFGECNALELVAENGDTTVVAVNSELPFAFIQSRHTNTSAQPEPIADMTPFRSPLALSVPATELKVLGTAGLTAPDANPGSYTFLAVANPKTRAGVVAAWLSQDRGSGLVFTRVENNAVILEPRCEYGGALLEPSATLASEWFVVGYFDDARLGLEQYADLVAAYYQIKLPPQPAGYCTWYSDRSGGASNQKDLKILAGFAAGKLAPYGFSFVQIDDMWQGPSRESRPLNTSTFTEEYLGKPIDAKDKWWNGPHSDFTRHAPDGPYGDGGMQVAAANVRAAGMTPGIWLMPFAWNPTCDALKDHQDWFVKQPNGSLYYAFWAGWCLDMSHPDARAFLADNIRRICRNWGFGYLKLDGLWTGTGTSILYVNNGYAKDDYGTSVLHDEHMTPVEAYRNGLKVVREAAGEKTFLLGCNVAQNMRTLGASFGLLDAMRIGPDNGQDWGGIKTGPWHGTNRYFFNGRVWYNDPDPVYVRASVPIEQARLICSWAALSGELTVNSDWLPGLPEDRLDILRRVMPTHHLPARPVDYFEQDMPRIWQVVDAREDYRRDVVGLFNWHDSEAADITVTCESLGLPKDTEFACFDYWANELLPSFKNELTLNVPAKSCRVLAIRAMETHPFVISTSRHVTQGAMDLFDEKWESVLSGVSTVVAGEPYELRIVLPGDVWARQTIGTSPHSVDAVFHGDKDCLRATLTSKKSGSVKWSIDFISRRG
- a CDS encoding DUF4019 domain-containing protein produces the protein MTEAISSSERQPVPPPIPRRELYLGAPGSIACMGCGIVILLTACLFVVIMFVVNKTAATVEPEVDAFLSLIDQGKYDEAYASASPKLRQVADSKDFNAMCRILDQALGSFESKSPRHVHTNWNSDGRKTRRVTYQAMYSKGTATLTLDLEFDEGVWKVTGVHWNSDLLAASMKCPHCGMQQRQFVMYCGSCGKPLFKEDNHAQGAATTP